One segment of Gordonia terrae DNA contains the following:
- a CDS encoding aldehyde dehydrogenase, whose translation MTIALDLPPQDFWIDGRWTRPASSNRFAVINASTGEQITSVPESVTEDIDMAVAAARRAFDESDWSSWSAEQRASAINSLAEQIEGRRAETARAVSIQNGMPISIASATEAVIPATLLRYYAELATAQPIEERRTAFGGAGTTVVRREPIGVVAAVVPWNFPQTLTFFKVAPLLAAGCTVVIKPSPETVLDSYVLAAAIEASDIPDGVINIVHGGREVGAHLVAHPGVDKVAFTGSTPAGRAIGEVCGRLIRPVTLELGGKSASIILDDADLSSLLEQFFAATLMNNGQTCYLGTRVLVPRTRHRETVDILTDFARSLKVGDALEATTQIGPLATANQQKRVENYIAKGLADGGRITTGGSRPDAGNGWFVAPTVFDDVDNSHTIAREEIFGPVLAVLSYNDVDEAIAIANDSDFGLGGTVWTSDQERGIDVARRVQTGSVGVNNYALDFSSPFGGVKASGLGRELGPEGLHAYQQTKSIFLP comes from the coding sequence ATGACAATCGCACTGGATCTGCCCCCACAGGACTTCTGGATTGACGGTCGCTGGACCCGACCGGCGAGCTCGAACCGATTTGCGGTTATCAACGCGAGCACCGGTGAACAGATCACCTCCGTGCCCGAATCGGTGACCGAGGACATCGACATGGCCGTTGCGGCAGCGCGCCGCGCATTCGACGAATCGGACTGGTCGTCGTGGAGCGCGGAACAGCGGGCGTCGGCGATCAACTCCCTCGCCGAGCAGATCGAGGGCCGACGTGCAGAAACCGCTCGCGCAGTCAGCATCCAGAACGGCATGCCCATCTCGATCGCCTCGGCGACCGAAGCGGTCATCCCGGCCACACTGCTGCGCTACTACGCCGAGCTGGCTACCGCGCAGCCCATCGAAGAGCGCCGCACCGCATTCGGTGGCGCCGGCACGACGGTGGTGCGGCGCGAACCCATCGGCGTCGTCGCTGCGGTGGTCCCGTGGAACTTTCCGCAGACCTTGACCTTCTTCAAAGTGGCGCCGCTGCTGGCGGCGGGCTGCACAGTGGTCATCAAGCCGTCCCCGGAGACCGTGCTCGACTCCTATGTGCTGGCCGCTGCCATCGAGGCCTCCGACATTCCCGACGGCGTCATCAACATCGTCCATGGAGGACGTGAGGTCGGAGCCCACCTGGTGGCCCACCCCGGTGTCGACAAGGTCGCCTTCACCGGTTCCACCCCCGCCGGACGCGCCATCGGCGAGGTCTGTGGCCGTCTGATCCGGCCCGTCACCCTCGAACTGGGAGGCAAGTCCGCATCTATCATTCTCGACGACGCGGACCTGTCTTCCCTGCTGGAGCAGTTCTTCGCCGCGACCTTGATGAACAACGGGCAGACCTGCTACCTCGGCACCCGCGTGCTGGTCCCACGCACTCGTCACCGCGAAACCGTCGACATCCTCACCGATTTCGCCCGATCGCTCAAGGTGGGTGACGCACTCGAGGCGACCACGCAGATCGGTCCGCTGGCCACGGCGAACCAGCAGAAACGAGTCGAGAACTACATCGCCAAAGGGTTGGCGGACGGTGGTCGGATCACTACCGGCGGTAGTCGCCCCGATGCCGGGAACGGTTGGTTCGTGGCCCCGACCGTGTTCGACGACGTCGACAACTCCCACACCATCGCCCGTGAGGAGATATTCGGGCCTGTCCTGGCCGTGCTGTCCTACAACGATGTCGACGAGGCCATCGCGATCGCCAACGACTCCGACTTCGGTCTGGGCGGCACGGTGTGGACCTCCGATCAAGAACGAGGCATCGACGTCGCACGGCGCGTCCAGACCGGGAGTGTCGGCGTCAACAACTACGCGCTGGATTTCTCCTCGCCGTTCGGCGGAGTGAAGGCCAGCGGACTCGGACGCGAGCTGGGCCCCGAGGGCCTGCACGCCTACCAGCAGACCAAGTCGATCTTCCTCCCCTGA
- a CDS encoding NAD(P)-dependent alcohol dehydrogenase, with translation MKITAAVLRGEQTPFTIESLELADPSPEQVVVRIVGAGHCHTDVLPRAGAGFGTPPIVLGHEGAGIVESAGAAVTTVQVGDHVVLSFDYCGTCTNCRDAHPAYCDTFLPRNLGGNALDGSTPLSDDEGKPVAGRWFGQSSFATHVLVDATNAVVVDKDLPIELLGPLGCGVQTGAGAILEALDVRAGEGVVITGTGAVGLSAVMGAKVAGAAPIIAVDLNEDRLTLARDLGATHTITGGTGDLTQQIRDIAPAGVRYGLDTTGLPAIISAVLESLSLRSVLGLVGVQQGDLAIAPLALTSGRTITGILEGDVNPQTFIPRLIELWKAGNFPFDRLVTTFDLADINTAEQQALAGDIIKPILLPTS, from the coding sequence ATGAAAATCACAGCTGCCGTGCTGCGCGGAGAGCAAACCCCGTTCACCATCGAAAGCCTCGAACTCGCCGACCCCAGCCCGGAACAGGTGGTGGTGCGCATCGTCGGTGCCGGTCACTGCCACACCGATGTGCTCCCGCGCGCAGGTGCCGGTTTCGGCACCCCACCGATCGTCCTGGGACACGAAGGCGCAGGCATCGTCGAATCCGCCGGCGCGGCCGTCACGACCGTCCAGGTCGGCGACCACGTGGTCCTGAGCTTCGACTACTGCGGAACCTGCACCAACTGTCGCGACGCACATCCCGCGTATTGCGACACCTTTCTGCCCCGCAACCTCGGCGGCAATGCTCTCGACGGTTCGACCCCGCTGTCCGACGACGAAGGCAAACCTGTGGCCGGGCGGTGGTTCGGACAGTCTTCGTTCGCCACCCACGTACTGGTCGACGCCACCAATGCCGTTGTCGTCGACAAGGACCTGCCCATCGAGCTCCTCGGACCGCTGGGCTGCGGGGTGCAGACCGGGGCCGGAGCGATCCTCGAAGCGCTCGACGTCCGCGCCGGCGAGGGTGTGGTGATCACCGGTACGGGTGCGGTCGGACTGTCTGCGGTCATGGGCGCAAAGGTCGCGGGCGCCGCGCCGATCATCGCGGTCGATCTCAACGAGGATCGCCTCACGCTCGCACGCGACCTCGGCGCCACGCACACGATCACCGGTGGCACCGGCGACCTCACCCAGCAGATCCGAGACATCGCCCCCGCAGGAGTCCGCTACGGCCTCGACACGACGGGACTACCGGCGATCATCTCCGCAGTTCTCGAGTCGCTCTCGCTGCGGTCCGTGCTCGGTCTGGTCGGCGTCCAGCAGGGTGACCTCGCGATCGCACCGCTGGCACTGACGTCCGGCCGGACCATCACCGGAATCCTCGAGGGCGACGTCAACCCGCAAACCTTCATTCCGCGCCTCATCGAGCTGTGGAAAGCCGGCAACTTCCCCTTCGACCGCCTGGTCACGACATTCGACCTGGCCGACATCAACACTGCCGAACAGCAAGCACTCGCTGGTGACATCATCAAGCCGATCCTGCTTCCGACAAGCTGA
- a CDS encoding zinc-binding dehydrogenase, which produces MTSTMKAGRVDFGTHEFAIREVPVPLPGPGEVRVKVAAAGVCLSDVHLISGMVAPLRDAEAIRTLGHEVAGTVDALGPQTRGWAEGDRVTLQAVIARPWGVDTMGVDYDGGWAEYVVVPQQVLVGIPDSLPFDQACIIPDAVSTPWAAVSHTAKVQAGESAAVWGVGGLGVHAIQLLKMIGAAPIIAIDPLPAARDKALTRGADAALDPTESGFPEQMTRATRGRGVDVAFDFAGFPGIDEQALALLNPGGRLVITGISGQPIRIDNSVALIAHHQQVLGHYGYLPPHVEQLVRLIEWQRLDLSASISAHIPLDSAAEAVRQLECKEGDPIRLVLIP; this is translated from the coding sequence ATGACTAGCACGATGAAGGCAGGACGGGTCGACTTCGGTACCCATGAGTTCGCGATACGCGAAGTGCCGGTACCACTTCCAGGCCCAGGTGAAGTGCGTGTCAAGGTAGCTGCAGCCGGGGTTTGTCTTTCCGATGTCCACCTCATCAGCGGTATGGTCGCTCCCCTCCGGGACGCGGAAGCCATCCGGACGCTGGGACACGAAGTCGCCGGGACCGTCGATGCCCTCGGCCCGCAGACCAGAGGATGGGCCGAAGGCGACCGTGTGACATTGCAGGCAGTGATCGCACGACCGTGGGGGGTCGACACCATGGGCGTCGATTACGACGGTGGCTGGGCGGAATACGTTGTCGTGCCCCAACAGGTGCTCGTCGGAATTCCGGATTCGCTTCCGTTCGACCAGGCCTGCATCATCCCAGACGCTGTGTCCACACCCTGGGCCGCTGTCTCGCATACGGCGAAAGTGCAGGCAGGCGAGTCAGCCGCGGTTTGGGGCGTGGGGGGCCTGGGTGTGCACGCGATACAACTTCTGAAAATGATCGGCGCCGCCCCCATCATCGCCATCGATCCCCTCCCCGCCGCCAGGGACAAGGCTCTGACTCGGGGCGCCGATGCTGCGCTCGATCCCACTGAATCCGGCTTCCCGGAACAGATGACTCGAGCCACGCGCGGACGCGGTGTCGATGTGGCGTTCGACTTCGCCGGTTTTCCCGGGATCGATGAACAAGCGCTGGCCTTACTCAATCCCGGTGGCAGACTGGTCATCACGGGTATCAGCGGTCAGCCGATCCGGATCGACAACAGCGTCGCCCTGATCGCCCATCATCAGCAGGTTCTCGGGCACTACGGGTACCTGCCGCCTCATGTCGAGCAGCTCGTCCGACTGATCGAGTGGCAGCGCCTCGACCTGTCGGCGTCGATCTCGGCTCACATTCCCCTCGACAGTGCTGCAGAGGCAGTCCGACAACTCGAGTGCAAGGAAGGCGACCCGATTCGTCTGGTCCTCATCCCATAG
- a CDS encoding flavin-containing monooxygenase codes for MSAKLPISGTPVAVEFDPSQVRERYAREREARLKGETLEQFQGLSDVLELDSSDPWSEPVQREPVTEDLEVVVLGGGFGGLLAGAYLTKNNVTDFRIVEQAGDFGGTWYWNRYPGVQCDVESFVYLPLLEETGYIPTKRYADGAEIFEHAQRIGRHYDLYRTALFQTSVTSVTWLDDEEQWEVSTDRGDVLRARFVLRANGPLNKPQVPRVPGINEFTGKIFHTSRWDYDYTGGSAAGDLEKLRDKRVAIIGTGATGVQAVPFLAEDAKELFVVQRTPSVVGPRDNRPTDPTWAAGLEEGWQRERHHNFLSFLNGHHQDEDLVDDIWTHLFPSLNGQHLIDVPAAELPVEDQMALAELADMKLMYDIHQHIDSQVKDPDTARKLKPWFGFVCKRPAFNDDYLPAFNKPSVHLVSAPTGVDGITATGLVVDGRHHEVDAIIFATGFETGSTSTERYGYDIVGRDGLSMREHFADGAKTLHGFFSHGFPNFIELGLSQNAYVVNFTYMLDRKARHAARTIAHARRHGITTIEPDPDSQREWVEATKRTEELRLAYFATCTPGYYNGQGDVSRGFFNDIHNISEIDFWNMIDQWWEAGSFEGLALKSRAAATSTTL; via the coding sequence ATGAGTGCAAAACTACCCATCTCTGGCACACCCGTTGCCGTTGAGTTCGATCCGAGCCAGGTCCGAGAGCGCTACGCACGCGAACGGGAGGCGCGCCTCAAAGGCGAGACCCTGGAGCAGTTCCAGGGCCTGTCGGACGTCCTCGAACTCGACAGCAGCGACCCCTGGTCGGAGCCCGTGCAGCGTGAACCGGTCACCGAGGACCTCGAGGTCGTCGTTCTCGGCGGCGGCTTCGGCGGCCTGCTCGCCGGCGCCTATCTCACCAAGAACAACGTCACCGACTTCCGGATCGTCGAGCAGGCAGGCGATTTCGGCGGAACCTGGTACTGGAACCGTTATCCCGGGGTGCAGTGCGATGTCGAGTCGTTCGTGTATCTCCCGCTGCTGGAGGAGACCGGATACATCCCGACCAAGCGCTATGCCGACGGCGCGGAGATCTTCGAACACGCCCAGCGCATCGGCAGGCACTACGACCTGTACCGGACCGCCCTGTTCCAGACCAGCGTCACCTCGGTGACTTGGCTGGACGACGAGGAACAGTGGGAGGTTTCCACCGATCGCGGCGATGTGCTGCGCGCACGTTTCGTCCTGCGCGCCAACGGCCCGCTGAACAAACCACAGGTCCCGCGGGTGCCCGGGATCAACGAGTTCACCGGCAAGATCTTCCACACGAGCCGGTGGGACTACGACTACACCGGCGGTAGCGCCGCCGGCGATCTGGAAAAACTCCGCGACAAGCGAGTCGCGATCATCGGCACCGGTGCCACCGGGGTTCAGGCTGTGCCGTTCCTGGCGGAGGACGCCAAGGAGCTGTTCGTCGTGCAACGCACCCCCAGCGTCGTCGGGCCTCGAGACAACCGACCTACCGACCCCACGTGGGCGGCCGGGCTGGAGGAGGGTTGGCAGCGGGAACGGCATCACAATTTCTTGAGCTTCCTCAACGGACACCACCAGGACGAGGACCTCGTCGATGACATCTGGACGCACCTTTTCCCGTCGCTGAATGGACAACACCTGATCGACGTGCCGGCCGCCGAACTCCCGGTCGAAGATCAGATGGCGCTGGCCGAACTCGCCGACATGAAGTTGATGTACGACATTCACCAGCACATCGACTCCCAGGTGAAGGACCCGGACACCGCCCGAAAACTCAAGCCCTGGTTCGGGTTCGTGTGCAAGCGTCCGGCGTTCAACGATGATTATCTGCCGGCATTCAACAAACCTTCGGTTCACCTCGTCTCCGCACCGACCGGCGTCGACGGCATCACTGCCACCGGGCTGGTCGTGGACGGGCGGCACCACGAGGTCGACGCGATCATCTTCGCCACCGGGTTCGAGACCGGCTCCACCTCGACCGAGCGGTATGGCTACGACATCGTCGGCCGGGACGGACTGTCGATGCGTGAGCACTTCGCCGATGGCGCCAAGACGCTGCACGGCTTCTTCTCTCACGGATTCCCCAACTTCATCGAGCTGGGCCTGAGCCAGAACGCATACGTCGTCAACTTCACTTACATGCTCGACCGCAAAGCCCGCCATGCGGCCCGAACGATCGCACATGCCAGGCGACACGGCATCACCACCATCGAACCCGATCCCGACTCTCAGCGGGAATGGGTCGAAGCCACCAAACGCACCGAAGAGCTACGACTGGCCTACTTCGCCACCTGCACGCCCGGTTATTACAACGGGCAGGGCGACGTCAGCCGCGGGTTCTTCAACGACATCCACAACATCAGCGAGATCGACTTCTGGAACATGATCGACCAGTGGTGGGAGGCAGGCTCTTTCGAGGGCCTGGCACTCAAGTCCCGCGCTGCCGCGACCAGCACAACCCTCTGA